The following proteins come from a genomic window of Thermoproteus sp.:
- a CDS encoding MFS transporter — MNEHEVRWTADAVKAIVSQFIGFMMDAYDLLLVTAMTNLLAKVFLPPSTPAWLSYFQLLFGYAFTLIGRPVGSAIFGNLGDKIGRRDTLIITIAGFSAMSALTGALPTYAQIGISAYIIFSAMRFIQGIFIGGEYAVGHTFSMEYAPIHRRGLASGIVQGAFSWGTALSAGVVAAFYALLGDQAMLSYGWRLVFLTGLIPAAVALYIRFGMKESPLFENIKTAGKVEKAPFFSIFKPPTLYTFLQVFVLMTGLFFSSYSLFNYANGILTGAGLSGGQAAFYYSMAGIFAAIAATFTGFISDYIGRRKAFLIAAAVTFVMAVPTFYLWYIGAKTGNLAYLWIGTVLAGWMTQWPWGLVPTYLSERFPTNKRSSGVGFGYSSGLFISAWMSIYSIWLAPVFKPIQGYVPWFTAAFFLMLASVLYGIAAAIGPETKGIRLSEI; from the coding sequence ATGAATGAACATGAAGTTAGATGGACTGCAGATGCCGTAAAGGCCATAGTCTCTCAATTTATCGGCTTCATGATGGACGCCTACGACTTATTGTTAGTCACCGCCATGACGAACCTATTGGCCAAGGTGTTCTTGCCCCCGTCGACGCCGGCTTGGCTCAGCTACTTCCAGTTGCTTTTTGGATATGCCTTTACCCTAATAGGGAGACCTGTCGGGAGCGCCATATTCGGCAACCTCGGCGACAAGATAGGGAGGAGAGACACCCTTATCATCACAATCGCCGGGTTCTCCGCCATGAGTGCGCTGACCGGCGCTCTGCCTACATACGCGCAGATAGGCATATCGGCCTACATCATCTTTTCCGCCATGAGGTTCATACAGGGCATATTCATCGGCGGCGAATACGCCGTGGGCCACACATTTTCTATGGAGTATGCGCCTATACATAGGAGGGGACTCGCCAGCGGGATCGTCCAGGGGGCTTTCAGCTGGGGCACGGCGCTGTCCGCAGGAGTCGTGGCGGCGTTCTACGCGTTGTTGGGAGACCAAGCTATGTTGAGCTATGGCTGGCGCCTCGTCTTCCTGACAGGCTTAATACCTGCGGCCGTGGCACTCTATATACGTTTCGGGATGAAGGAGTCGCCACTCTTCGAGAACATCAAGACAGCTGGGAAGGTCGAGAAGGCGCCTTTCTTCTCCATATTCAAGCCCCCGACCCTCTATACCTTCCTACAGGTCTTTGTGCTCATGACGGGACTCTTTTTCAGTAGCTACTCCCTCTTCAACTACGCCAATGGCATACTCACAGGCGCGGGCCTCAGCGGGGGCCAAGCCGCGTTCTACTACTCCATGGCCGGCATCTTCGCCGCAATAGCGGCGACCTTCACCGGCTTCATATCGGACTACATCGGCAGGCGGAAGGCCTTCCTGATCGCCGCCGCAGTGACTTTTGTCATGGCGGTCCCCACGTTCTACCTGTGGTACATAGGCGCCAAGACGGGCAACCTGGCCTACCTGTGGATAGGGACCGTGCTGGCCGGCTGGATGACACAGTGGCCCTGGGGCCTCGTGCCGACCTACCTCTCCGAGAGGTTCCCCACGAACAAGAGGTCGAGCGGCGTGGGGTTCGGCTACAGCTCGGGCCTCTTCATATCGGCCTGGATGTCCATATACTCCATATGGCTGGCCCCCGTCTTTAAGCCCATACAGGGATACGTGCCGTGGTTCACCGCAGCCTTCTTCTTGATGTTGGCGTCGGTGCTCTACGGCATAGCGGCGGCCATAGGGCCGGAGACTAAAGGCATAAGGCTGAGCGAAATCTAA
- a CDS encoding glycosyltransferase: MPTAIVAHRYWGSPGGGQLVSAAAATALADFGYSVHLASIFPFDKSKYVEWYGLDISKFPVSTLLPYDLKAFGVLARLYIWRPVEKIVQREGADLLFIDEPTYGPLTRRKDIKIVEYIHFPLEVYTNPKWLEMGLSGGEDPYIAERYSKFPLNIYWKTFLYLLPRYIRKNPFADADLVLTNSNWTAKVAKIVYGEEPKVLNPPIAPNVEIVKEPRPFEERRPVVVMLGRFSQEKRYHWVVAEVVPRLLREVPEAKVVIFGGAATPTQKAYMEEVRRLAERAGVAKAMELRPSAPRSEINIAMDEARVFLHATINEHWGIAVAEAMARGLPIVVHKSGGAWSDLAGQGATGLGYEGVDEAVEQMAKLMTDSRIWSRYSTLSIEKVKDLSINNFANKLYEYLKDI, translated from the coding sequence GTGCCTACCGCCATAGTCGCACATAGATACTGGGGTAGCCCCGGCGGCGGACAGCTGGTTTCTGCGGCCGCCGCCACGGCTTTGGCCGACTTTGGCTATTCCGTACATTTGGCTTCCATATTCCCATTCGACAAGAGCAAGTACGTTGAATGGTATGGGCTAGATATATCTAAATTCCCCGTGTCGACATTGCTCCCATACGACCTCAAGGCCTTCGGCGTCTTGGCTAGGCTCTACATCTGGAGGCCCGTGGAGAAGATAGTACAGAGGGAGGGGGCGGACCTCCTCTTTATAGACGAGCCCACATATGGGCCCTTGACCAGGCGGAAGGACATAAAGATAGTTGAGTATATACACTTCCCACTTGAGGTCTACACCAACCCCAAATGGCTGGAAATGGGGCTCAGCGGAGGCGAAGACCCCTATATAGCAGAGAGGTACAGCAAATTCCCCCTAAACATCTACTGGAAGACGTTTCTCTACCTCCTCCCGAGATATATCAGAAAGAACCCCTTCGCCGATGCCGACCTCGTATTGACCAACTCTAACTGGACCGCGAAGGTAGCGAAAATAGTATATGGCGAGGAGCCAAAAGTCTTAAACCCGCCCATTGCCCCCAACGTTGAAATAGTGAAGGAGCCTAGGCCTTTTGAGGAGAGGAGGCCCGTCGTGGTGATGCTGGGCCGCTTCTCGCAGGAGAAGCGCTACCACTGGGTGGTAGCCGAGGTGGTGCCCCGCCTATTGAGGGAGGTGCCTGAGGCCAAGGTCGTGATCTTCGGCGGCGCGGCGACGCCTACCCAGAAGGCATATATGGAGGAGGTAAGGAGGCTGGCCGAGAGGGCCGGCGTGGCTAAGGCGATGGAGTTGAGGCCAAGCGCACCGCGTTCCGAGATCAACATAGCTATGGATGAAGCGCGCGTATTTCTACACGCTACGATAAATGAACATTGGGGCATTGCGGTGGCCGAGGCCATGGCGAGGGGCTTACCTATTGTGGTTCACAAGAGTGGCGGCGCCTGGAGTGACTTGGCCGGACAAGGGGCGACTGGGCTGGGGTATGAAGGCGTAGACGAAGCAGTAGAACAGATGGCGAAGCTCATGACGGATAGCCGCATATGGAGTCGCTATTCTACTCTCTCGATCGAAAAGGTGAAAGATTTATCTATCAATAACTTTGCAAATAAACTATATGAATATTTAAAGGATATTTAA
- a CDS encoding 4Fe-4S ferredoxin codes for MSEPVGEGGPWLWSTWVKAPPLKDADVVVVAACLKFVNPKLYEEVVKGKVALLACPEREHPALYGKMASMFKSSRPRSLTVVSIEGSPHCLLLHASANEAEYILGGKIPKRHFVVVDGRELREISPDAVRVARYLHIVDELIKKRPEVLEELKKHSLEYAEALRC; via the coding sequence ATGAGTGAGCCTGTCGGAGAGGGAGGGCCTTGGCTTTGGAGCACTTGGGTCAAGGCGCCTCCCCTGAAAGACGCCGATGTGGTCGTAGTGGCCGCCTGTTTGAAGTTTGTAAATCCAAAACTCTACGAGGAGGTGGTTAAGGGGAAGGTGGCGCTTTTGGCTTGTCCGGAAAGAGAACATCCGGCGCTCTACGGCAAGATGGCGAGTATGTTCAAATCGTCGCGGCCTAGATCTCTTACCGTGGTCTCGATCGAGGGCAGTCCCCACTGCCTCCTCCTACATGCCTCGGCCAACGAGGCCGAGTACATCTTGGGCGGGAAGATCCCCAAGAGGCACTTCGTCGTGGTGGACGGGAGGGAGTTGAGGGAGATCTCGCCTGATGCGGTAAGGGTCGCGAGGTATCTACATATAGTCGATGAACTGATCAAAAAGAGGCCGGAAGTCCTAGAGGAGTTAAAGAAACACAGCCTTGAGTACGCGGAGGCCCTCAGATGTTAA
- the thiC gene encoding phosphomethylpyrimidine synthase ThiC has translation MEGVIGECREGRIPDEVRVVAGREGVDPAKLCRRIASGRAIVVRNVKVPDKIVGVGLGLATKVNINLGTSGEVSDISAELEKVKIANRWGDTLMDLSVGGDLDEIRRAVLRESKIPVGTVPTYQAFIDALRRRGGGAYFTEDELFDVVERHLRDGVAFMTIHAAVTRDLALRALRSGRVIKVVSRGGDMLIGWMLHNNAENPLYARWDYVLELFKEYDAVISIGDALRPGATADAHDELHVAELIEAARLVKRARKAGVQVMVEGPGHVPLDEIMWDVKLMKRLTGGAPYYVLGPLPTDIAAPYDHIAGAIGAALAGAAGADLLCYLTPAEHLALPTPKQVEEGAIAFKVAAHIADTIKLGRRARARDDEVSAHRGRLAWREMIRGLIDPERAWAVYTQYGEPKVASCTMCGGYCPMLMAVQQAKKAGHE, from the coding sequence ATGGAAGGAGTGATAGGGGAATGTAGGGAGGGCAGGATTCCCGACGAAGTGCGCGTAGTCGCCGGGAGGGAGGGCGTAGATCCGGCTAAATTGTGCCGGAGGATCGCCTCGGGGAGGGCCATCGTGGTTAGGAACGTGAAGGTGCCCGACAAAATCGTCGGCGTGGGCCTCGGCCTAGCCACTAAGGTCAACATAAACCTTGGGACCTCCGGCGAGGTCTCCGACATCTCTGCAGAGCTGGAGAAGGTCAAGATCGCCAATAGGTGGGGAGACACCCTCATGGACCTATCTGTTGGGGGAGATCTGGACGAGATCAGGCGGGCGGTCCTCAGGGAGTCGAAAATACCTGTCGGCACGGTGCCCACGTACCAAGCCTTCATAGACGCCTTGAGGAGGAGGGGCGGCGGCGCCTACTTCACTGAGGACGAGCTGTTCGACGTCGTCGAGAGGCACTTGAGGGACGGGGTGGCTTTTATGACCATACACGCCGCCGTGACGAGAGATCTGGCCTTGAGGGCCCTTAGGAGCGGCAGAGTCATAAAGGTCGTCTCGCGGGGCGGCGACATGTTGATAGGCTGGATGCTCCACAACAACGCCGAAAATCCCCTATACGCCAGATGGGACTACGTGTTAGAGCTCTTTAAGGAGTACGATGCCGTGATTTCAATAGGCGACGCCTTGAGGCCGGGCGCCACGGCGGACGCCCACGACGAACTCCACGTGGCCGAGCTGATAGAGGCGGCGAGGCTCGTCAAGAGGGCCAGAAAGGCCGGCGTGCAGGTCATGGTGGAGGGCCCCGGCCACGTGCCTCTAGACGAGATCATGTGGGACGTGAAGCTCATGAAGAGGCTGACGGGCGGAGCTCCCTACTACGTCCTGGGCCCTCTGCCCACCGACATAGCGGCCCCCTACGACCACATAGCGGGCGCCATAGGGGCCGCGCTGGCCGGAGCCGCCGGGGCCGACCTTTTGTGCTACTTGACGCCTGCAGAACACCTCGCCCTCCCCACGCCGAAGCAGGTCGAGGAGGGCGCCATCGCCTTTAAGGTGGCCGCACATATAGCGGACACAATTAAGCTCGGCCGTAGGGCCAGGGCCCGCGACGACGAGGTCAGCGCCCATAGGGGCAGGCTGGCGTGGAGGGAAATGATAAGGGGCTTGATTGACCCGGAGAGGGCCTGGGCCGTATACACTCAATATGGAGAGCCCAAGGTCGCCAGTTGCACTATGTGCGGAGGCTACTGCCCCATGCTTATGGCCGTACAACAAGCAAAAAAGGCCGGCCATGAGTGA
- a CDS encoding glycosyltransferase translates to MRASVLIVTYRRAWSLPLLFEGLVRQTVQPDEVVVVLKPSGDGSEKIIGEYQNVLPIRLYIQEEGYAIHAYEMAIKKAEGDVLLFIDDDAVPHNEWVERYLRLFEKLKDAGAIGGLTLKGYLVNGRLVTTDDSLFGNEGTRDVFYRRPIPQLSDYCRWISISGYPGSKPCHSPMIKSVLLSGNNMGFRADAIGELSLTELYKRSRKAYAFEFLLAVNAVLRGFNTYHVVDKDIAPLSWHIESHKDSLTRRSKFFDRFWLYYDREKLYFRLRRLGVKLSPLAYIAATLANMRRDPLPKLLSFLYTLSTEVIDSVGKRYNITTMTTAYSSTSSGQ, encoded by the coding sequence ATGAGGGCGTCGGTCTTGATCGTCACCTATAGGAGGGCGTGGTCCCTTCCACTTCTATTCGAGGGGCTTGTCAGACAGACTGTGCAGCCGGACGAGGTCGTGGTGGTCCTGAAGCCCAGCGGCGACGGGAGCGAGAAGATAATAGGGGAATACCAGAACGTATTGCCGATTAGGCTCTACATACAGGAAGAGGGCTACGCGATACATGCCTACGAGATGGCCATTAAGAAGGCCGAAGGCGACGTTTTGCTCTTTATCGACGACGACGCGGTACCCCACAACGAATGGGTTGAGCGATACCTACGGCTCTTCGAGAAATTAAAAGACGCAGGCGCGATAGGAGGCTTGACGTTAAAGGGATATCTAGTAAATGGAAGGCTTGTGACAACGGACGACTCCTTATTCGGCAATGAGGGTACAAGGGACGTTTTCTATAGGCGTCCCATCCCGCAACTCTCTGATTATTGTAGGTGGATTTCCATAAGTGGATATCCCGGCTCCAAGCCTTGCCACAGCCCGATGATAAAGTCCGTATTGCTGAGCGGAAACAATATGGGGTTTAGGGCGGATGCGATAGGGGAGCTCTCCCTTACAGAGCTCTACAAGAGGAGCCGTAAGGCATATGCATTCGAGTTTTTATTAGCAGTAAATGCCGTCTTACGAGGCTTTAATACATACCACGTGGTGGATAAAGACATAGCGCCATTAAGTTGGCATATAGAGAGTCATAAGGACTCGCTGACCAGGAGGAGTAAGTTCTTCGATAGGTTCTGGCTATACTACGACCGCGAGAAGCTGTATTTTAGGCTCAGGAGACTAGGCGTAAAGTTGAGCCCCCTGGCGTATATCGCCGCCACTCTCGCCAACATGAGAAGAGACCCCCTTCCTAAACTTCTCTCTTTCTTATACACTCTTTCGACGGAAGTGATAGACAGCGTAGGTAAACGATACAATATAACTACAATGACAACCGCTTACAGTAGCACCTCAAGCGGGCAATAA